A single genomic interval of Oryza sativa Japonica Group chromosome 7, ASM3414082v1 harbors:
- the LOC4342587 gene encoding uncharacterized protein: protein MAGWYEEAVGLLRRPAVAEMAVDVLLCAVPIWAAVMIGLVIGWAWRPRWTGLLYLGFRSRLRLLYVPPGLGARRLWLACTALSAFSVAPRLLSTAFGSRGKHQRKDAALADDDDAADASGDAGDCVDGRTFFEGGHHVVTEKDLEHLVQLLDNKESGDTTWQHLMERTTSNMTYKAWRREPEVGPIMYCSRTIFEDATPELVRDFFWDDEFRLKWDPMLAYFKILEEFPQNGTMIIHWIKKFPFFCSDREYIFGRRIWESGKTYYCVTKGVPYPALPKKEKPRRVELYFSSWRIRAVQSPKQDGQQSACEVTLVHYEDMGIPKDVAKVGVRHGMWGAVKKFQSGFRAYQQMRDTENTLSRSAIMARVTTKTSIASSSCPLDQEPSNAAKTIDESENSRAVQPGFDWKWVVFGGAVAAVCVLNTGLVGKALLIGAASRRQAKK, encoded by the exons ATGGCGGGGTGGTACGAGGAGGCGGTGGggctgctgcggcggccggcggtggcggagatggcggtggacGTGCTGCTGTGCGCGGTGCCGATCTGGGCGGCCGTCATGATCGGGCTCGTCATCGGCTGGGCGTGGCGGCCGCGATGGACGGGGCTGCTCTACCTGGGGTTCCgaagccgcctccgcctcctctacGTTCCCCCGGGCCtcggcgcgcgccgcctctggcTCGCCTGCACCGCGCTCTCCGCCTTCTCCGTCGCGCCGCggctcctctccaccgccttcGGCAGCCGCGGCAAGCACCAGCGCAAGGACGCCGCcttggccgacgacgacgacgccgccgacgcctccgGGGACGCCGGCGATTGCGTCGATGGCAG AACATTTTTTGAGGGCGGCCATCATGTTGTCACTGAGAAGGACCTAGAACACCTCGTACAACTTCTTGATAACAAGGAGAGTGGGGATACAACATGGCAGCATTTGATGGAACGTACCACTTCCAACATGACTTACAAGGCCTGGCGCCGTGAGCCTGAG GTGGGACCTATCATGTACTGTAGTCGCACTATTTTTGAGGATGCTACTCCTGAGCTTGTTAGAGATTTCTTCTGGGATGATGAATTTCGTCTGAAGTGGGATCCCATGCTTGcatatttcaaaattttggagGAGTTCCCCCAAAATGGAACTATGATTATTCACTGGATAAAAAAG TTCCCTTTCTTTTGCAGTGACCGTGAATACATTTTTGGGCGGCGGATATGGGAATCTGGGAAAACTTACTATTGTGTTACAAAG GGAGTTCCTTATCCAGCTTTGCCTAAGAAGGAAAAACCAAGGCGTGTGGAACTGTATTTCTCAAGTTGGCGTATTAGAGCAG TTCAATCACCGAAACAAGATGGACAGCAATCCGCATGTGAAGTAACGCTGGTCCACTACGAGGACATGGGCATCCCTAAAGATGTCGCCAAGGTGGGTGTCCGGCATGGCATGTGGGGTGCTGTAAAGAAGTTCCAGTCCGGATTTAGAGCATACCAGCAAATGAGAGACACAGAGAACACCCTCTCTCGCAGTGCCATCATGGCTCGAGTAACCACCAAGACATCTATTGCTAGTTCCAGTTGCCCCCTGGATCAAGAGCCCTCCAATGCAGCGAAAACCATCGATGAGAGTGAGAATTCCAGAGCGGTTCAACCAGGGTTCGACTGGAAATGGGTGGTGTTCGGTGGCGCAGTGGCTGCCGTCTGCGTGCTCAACACTGGGCTTGTTGGGAAGGCTCTCCTCATCGGAGCTGCATCAAGAAGGCAGGCGAAGAAGTGA
- the LOC4342588 gene encoding protein COFACTOR ASSEMBLY OF COMPLEX C SUBUNIT B CCB3, chloroplastic: MHGVLTSPCLRPPPLLRRAFPSPATRLLPPQTLALRPLPLPRGLRSSPPPPRAAAEAAASAVGGLLAPLSTLEVGLRSVNLAPLRAPVAAAMSAVVRWLGVYREVLLVGVLFSWFPNIPWDRQPFSALRDLCDPFLALCREVMPPVFGRKLDLSPLIAFMAIDIIIMILRPQPRM, encoded by the coding sequence ATGCACGGCGTCCTCACCTCCCCGTGCCTgcgcccccctcccctcctccgccgcgccttCCCGAGCCCCGCcacccgcctcctcccgccccaaaccctagccctccgcccgctccccctcccccgcggcctccgctcgtcgccgccgccgccgcgcgccgcggcggaggcggcggcttcgGCGGTGGGCGGGCTGCTGGCCCCGCTCTCGACGCTGGAGGTCGGCCTGCGGAGCGTCAACCTCGCGCCGCTGCGGgcgccggtggccgcggcgaTGTCGGCGGTGGTGCGGTGGCTGGGGGTGTACAGGGAGGTGCTGCTCGTCGGCGTGCTCTTCTCGTGGTTCCCCAACATCCCCTGGGACCGCCAGCCATTCTCCGCGCTGCGCGACCTCTGCGACCCCTTCCTCGCGCTCTGCCGCGAGGTCATGCCCCCCGTGTTCGGCCGCAAGCTCGACCTCAGCCCGCTCATCGCGTTCATGGCCATTGACATCATCATCATGATCCTTCGCCCGCAGCCACGCATGTGA